Proteins found in one Roseovarius pelagicus genomic segment:
- a CDS encoding mannose-1-phosphate guanylyltransferase/mannose-6-phosphate isomerase translates to MTDTPLIHPVILCGGSGTRLWPLSRQSYPKQFTPLIGDETLFQASVRRLSGVGFAAPVVLTGEPFRFIVLEQLAAAQTQPQGVLIEPEGRNTAPAVLAAALWLASRDANALMLVAPSDHVIPDAAAFRTAILAAAPRAAAGDLVTFGIHPTRAETGYGWLELAEGADASATTPQALARFVEKPDEANAEAMLAAGSYLWNAGIFLLSARAVIAAFEMHAREMIAPVRAAVDGAQDDLGFTRLNAAAWADVPDNSIDYAIMEHADNLAVMPFGDGWSDLGDWNAVWAECGPDADGNVLSDNATALGCAGTLLRSEDGAQELVGIGLEDMIAVAMPDAVIVARRNDSQRVKEAVTALKARGVKQATEFPVDHRPWGWFESLVVGERFQVKRIVVKPGAALSLQSHHHRSEHWIVVQGTAKVTVDDEIKLIGENESVYIPLGAVHRMENPGKLEMVLIEVQTGSYLGEDDIIRYEDVYART, encoded by the coding sequence ATGACTGACACGCCCCTTATTCATCCGGTGATCCTATGTGGTGGATCAGGCACACGGCTCTGGCCGCTGTCACGGCAGAGCTATCCCAAACAGTTTACGCCATTGATCGGAGACGAGACACTGTTTCAGGCGTCGGTCCGTCGCCTTTCTGGTGTTGGGTTCGCGGCTCCTGTGGTCCTGACTGGCGAGCCGTTCCGCTTTATCGTGTTAGAGCAGTTGGCAGCGGCACAAACACAGCCCCAAGGCGTGCTGATCGAGCCGGAAGGTCGCAATACCGCACCGGCAGTTCTTGCCGCCGCCTTATGGCTGGCGTCGCGCGATGCGAATGCGCTGATGCTGGTGGCACCGTCGGATCATGTGATCCCGGATGCTGCCGCGTTTCGCACGGCCATATTGGCGGCAGCACCCCGCGCCGCCGCTGGCGATCTGGTCACATTCGGCATTCACCCGACGCGGGCCGAAACCGGCTATGGGTGGCTGGAGTTAGCCGAAGGTGCGGATGCATCTGCCACAACGCCGCAAGCGTTGGCGCGGTTTGTGGAAAAACCAGACGAGGCCAATGCAGAGGCAATGCTTGCCGCGGGCAGCTATCTGTGGAACGCCGGTATTTTCCTGCTGTCAGCCCGTGCAGTGATCGCCGCCTTTGAGATGCACGCGCGCGAAATGATTGCGCCGGTCCGCGCAGCTGTCGATGGGGCGCAGGACGATCTGGGCTTTACCCGGCTGAATGCTGCTGCCTGGGCAGATGTCCCTGATAACTCGATTGATTATGCGATCATGGAGCATGCCGATAATCTTGCGGTCATGCCCTTTGGTGACGGCTGGTCCGATCTGGGTGATTGGAATGCGGTCTGGGCGGAATGTGGCCCGGACGCGGACGGTAACGTGCTGTCTGACAATGCGACAGCTCTGGGCTGTGCCGGTACCTTGCTGCGCTCTGAAGACGGCGCGCAGGAATTGGTCGGAATCGGGCTCGAGGACATGATTGCCGTGGCGATGCCGGATGCCGTCATCGTTGCCCGACGCAATGACAGCCAGCGGGTGAAAGAGGCGGTAACCGCGCTAAAGGCGCGCGGCGTGAAACAAGCAACTGAGTTTCCGGTCGATCACCGTCCGTGGGGGTGGTTCGAGAGTCTGGTTGTCGGAGAGCGGTTTCAGGTCAAACGCATTGTGGTCAAGCCCGGTGCGGCGCTAAGTCTGCAAAGCCACCATCACCGCTCTGAGCACTGGATCGTTGTGCAGGGCACGGCAAAGGTGACTGTGGATGACGAGATCAAACTTATTGGAGAAAATGAAAGCGTTTATATCCCGCTCGGTGCCGTACATCGCATGGAAAACCCCGGTAAGCTGGAGATGGTCCTGATCGAGGTCCAGACAGGCAGCTATCTGGGCGAGGACGATATCATTCGTTACGAGGACGTCTATGCCCGGACTTGA
- a CDS encoding universal stress protein, producing MTQIGKPVLCAIDVSNKGLDDNVLKESVRMAGINNAQLDVITVLPDLGMSIVGSYFDKDHHEKALAQATKLMRDQIEASLGAEANASIRHIVATGNAYEEILKAATAAETGLIVIGAHKPDLHDFLLGPNASRVVRHAKCSVYVVR from the coding sequence ATGACCCAGATAGGGAAACCCGTCCTCTGTGCGATTGACGTCAGCAACAAGGGGCTTGACGACAACGTGCTGAAGGAATCTGTACGCATGGCCGGTATCAACAATGCGCAGCTTGATGTGATCACCGTGCTGCCCGATCTGGGCATGAGCATTGTGGGCAGCTATTTCGACAAGGACCATCACGAAAAGGCGTTGGCGCAGGCGACAAAGCTGATGCGTGATCAGATCGAGGCATCGCTGGGCGCGGAGGCAAACGCGTCCATCCGCCATATCGTCGCCACGGGCAACGCCTACGAAGAGATCCTGAAGGCCGCTACGGCAGCAGAGACAGGTCTGATCGTCATCGGCGCGCACAAGCCCGATCTGCACGATTTCCTGCTTGGCCCTAACGCATCGCGCGTGGTCCGCCATGCCAAATGTTCGGTCTATGTCGTACGCTGA
- the gmd gene encoding GDP-mannose 4,6-dehydratase, protein MKRALITGITGQDGSYLAELLLEKGYEVHGIKRRASSFNTQRIDHIYQDPHEPNPQLKLHYGDLTDTSNLTRLISEIKPDEVYNLGAQSHVAVSFESPEYTADVDGMGTLRLLEAIRFLGMEKTCRFYQASTSELYGLVQETPQSETTPFYPRSPYAVAKLYSYWITVNYREAYGMYACNGILFNHESPRRGETFVTRKITRGLANIAQGLDDCLHMGNIDALRDWGHAKDYVRMQWMMLQQDKADDFVIATGKQYSVRDFIAMSAAELGIELAFSGEGLEETGTVTRVTSDMAPAVSPGDVVVRIDPRYFRPAEVETLLGDPTKAREVLGWEPQITTQQMCAEMVAEDLRTARRHALLKEHGYDVPVSSEN, encoded by the coding sequence ATGAAACGTGCCCTCATCACGGGGATTACCGGGCAGGATGGCTCTTATCTGGCTGAGTTGCTGCTTGAAAAAGGTTACGAGGTGCACGGGATTAAACGGCGGGCATCGTCGTTCAACACCCAGCGGATCGACCATATCTATCAGGACCCGCACGAACCGAACCCACAGCTAAAGCTGCATTACGGTGATTTGACGGACACATCGAACCTGACGCGGCTTATCTCAGAGATCAAGCCGGACGAGGTTTATAACCTTGGCGCCCAGAGCCATGTGGCTGTCAGCTTTGAATCGCCGGAATACACGGCCGATGTGGACGGGATGGGCACGCTGCGCCTGCTGGAGGCGATCCGCTTTCTGGGGATGGAAAAAACCTGTCGGTTTTATCAGGCCTCGACGTCCGAGTTGTACGGTCTCGTGCAGGAAACCCCGCAATCCGAGACGACGCCGTTTTATCCACGTTCGCCCTATGCGGTGGCCAAGCTCTATTCCTACTGGATTACCGTCAACTACCGAGAAGCCTACGGCATGTACGCCTGCAACGGTATCCTGTTCAATCACGAGAGCCCGCGCCGGGGCGAAACCTTCGTCACGCGCAAGATTACCCGCGGGTTGGCCAATATCGCGCAGGGTCTGGACGATTGTCTGCACATGGGCAACATCGACGCGCTGCGCGACTGGGGCCATGCCAAGGACTATGTGCGCATGCAGTGGATGATGCTGCAACAGGATAAGGCGGACGATTTCGTAATCGCCACGGGAAAACAGTATTCGGTGCGTGATTTCATCGCGATGTCAGCGGCAGAGCTGGGGATCGAGTTGGCGTTTTCGGGCGAGGGGCTGGAGGAAACCGGCACTGTCACCCGCGTGACGTCGGATATGGCCCCGGCGGTCAGTCCCGGCGATGTGGTTGTGCGGATCGACCCGCGCTATTTCCGTCCCGCCGAAGTCGAGACGCTGTTGGGTGATCCGACCAAGGCGCGCGAGGTGTTGGGCTGGGAGCCGCAGATCACGACGCAGCAAATGTGCGCCGAAATGGTGGCCGAGGATCTGCGAACCGCGCGACGCCATGCATTGTTAAAAGAACATGGGTATGACGTGCCAGTGAGTTCCGAGAATTGA
- a CDS encoding NAD-dependent epimerase/dehydratase family protein — protein sequence MPGLDLTGADWLMVGASGRVGRMVRRAWVDDPDVAIRLVPQLRSGTVATTDRVLYWAPLDGPEPFERYVRYDGTPAALIMLAGVIPGPDADFSTNVGLAVACLEAAKAAGCERVLIASSVAVYDHSSDMPLTEDAPCNPSTLYGASKLAMEQACVPYRDQGMDVCCLRIGNVVGADALMRNAEAGGDLRIDRFPAGQGPSRPYIGPESLARIVSTLASWPECLPETLNVAAPGGSDMSALADAAGLNWDWAVAPRDAVQHISVDTSRLSQFYTFEPEECAPEGMIAQLRKVGSGI from the coding sequence ATGCCCGGACTTGATCTGACAGGGGCAGACTGGCTGATGGTTGGTGCATCCGGGCGCGTGGGTCGTATGGTGCGCCGTGCTTGGGTGGATGATCCGGACGTTGCAATCCGCCTTGTTCCACAACTGCGTAGCGGCACGGTCGCGACTACGGATCGTGTCCTCTATTGGGCACCGCTGGACGGGCCCGAACCGTTTGAACGCTATGTGCGCTATGATGGAACACCTGCTGCGTTGATCATGCTTGCGGGGGTGATCCCCGGACCAGACGCAGATTTTTCCACAAATGTCGGCCTCGCGGTCGCCTGTTTGGAGGCGGCCAAAGCGGCGGGCTGTGAACGGGTATTGATTGCGTCGTCAGTGGCTGTCTACGATCATAGCAGTGATATGCCGCTGACCGAGGATGCGCCTTGCAACCCGTCGACGCTCTATGGTGCGTCAAAGCTGGCAATGGAGCAGGCATGCGTGCCCTACCGCGATCAAGGGATGGATGTGTGCTGCCTGCGGATTGGAAATGTTGTCGGTGCCGATGCCCTGATGCGCAATGCAGAGGCAGGCGGCGATCTGCGCATCGACCGCTTTCCCGCCGGGCAGGGGCCGAGTCGCCCCTATATCGGTCCCGAAAGTCTGGCGCGGATTGTGAGCACGCTGGCGTCTTGGCCCGAATGCTTGCCCGAAACTCTGAACGTCGCGGCACCGGGAGGCAGCGACATGAGCGCATTGGCCGATGCCGCAGGCCTGAATTGGGACTGGGCCGTTGCTCCGCGTGATGCAGTTCAGCACATTTCAGTCGATACATCCCGGCTGTCGCAGTTTTACACGTTCGAACCCGAAGAATGTGCGCCTGAGGGTATGATCGCGCAATTGCGCAAGGTTGGCTCCGGTATCTGA
- a CDS encoding cupin domain-containing protein encodes MTMTCTATQLIDDARVRVTRFDFAPGQQTGWHTHGFDYVITAVTDCHMRLELPGGEVNEVTVPAGAAYRRQEGVEHNVINGGDATMSFVEVELK; translated from the coding sequence ATGACTATGACCTGCACCGCTACCCAATTGATCGACGACGCCCGTGTGCGTGTCACGCGCTTTGATTTTGCCCCCGGTCAGCAAACCGGATGGCATACCCACGGATTTGATTACGTCATCACGGCTGTCACCGATTGCCACATGCGGCTGGAACTGCCCGGCGGCGAGGTCAACGAGGTGACTGTGCCGGCGGGCGCAGCCTACAGACGTCAAGAAGGGGTGGAGCACAATGTCATCAATGGCGGCGATGCCACGATGTCATTTGTCGAAGTCGAGTTGAAGTGA
- the fcl gene encoding GDP-L-fucose synthase yields the protein MRVYLAGHRGMVGGAIHRRLIARGMAEGDILVRTHAELDLTDQGAVRAFMQSERPDAVILAAAKVGGIHANNTYPADFIYENLMIECNVIHQAYDAGVTRLLQLGSSCIYPRAVPQPMREDALLTGVLEPTNEPYAVAKIAGIKLCESYNRQHGTDYRSVMPTNLYGPGDNFHPENSHVLPAMIRRFHEAVRDGVREVVIWGTGTPRREFLHVDDMAEASLFVMDLDRASYDANTDPMLSHINVGTGTDVSIAELAQMVAGITGFTGQIVYDTTKPDGTARKLMDVSRLADMGWRARTGLHEGISGTYEWFQRHADTVREK from the coding sequence ATGAGGGTCTACTTGGCAGGGCATCGCGGTATGGTCGGCGGTGCGATCCACCGACGACTGATCGCACGCGGTATGGCCGAGGGTGATATTCTCGTCCGCACCCATGCAGAACTGGATCTGACCGATCAGGGGGCCGTTCGCGCATTCATGCAAAGCGAGCGGCCCGATGCGGTTATTCTGGCAGCGGCCAAAGTGGGCGGCATTCACGCCAACAACACCTATCCCGCTGATTTCATATATGAAAACCTGATGATCGAATGCAATGTGATCCATCAGGCGTACGACGCGGGCGTAACGCGACTGCTGCAACTGGGGTCTAGCTGCATCTACCCGCGCGCGGTGCCGCAGCCGATGCGTGAGGATGCGCTGCTGACTGGCGTGCTGGAGCCGACGAACGAGCCCTATGCGGTGGCCAAGATCGCGGGCATCAAGCTGTGCGAGAGCTACAACCGCCAGCATGGCACTGATTACCGCAGTGTTATGCCCACCAACCTTTATGGGCCCGGCGATAATTTTCATCCTGAAAACAGTCATGTTCTGCCCGCCATGATCCGCCGTTTTCACGAGGCGGTCCGCGATGGTGTGCGCGAGGTGGTGATTTGGGGCACCGGTACGCCGCGCCGCGAGTTTCTGCACGTGGACGATATGGCCGAGGCGAGCCTGTTTGTCATGGATCTGGATCGTGCCAGCTATGACGCTAACACCGACCCGATGCTGAGTCATATCAACGTGGGTACTGGCACCGATGTGTCGATTGCCGAACTGGCGCAGATGGTGGCGGGGATTACCGGTTTCACTGGCCAGATCGTCTATGACACGACCAAGCCCGACGGCACTGCGCGCAAGCTGATGGATGTCAGCCGGCTGGCCGACATGGGGTGGCGGGCACGGACGGGATTGCACGAGGGTATTTCAGGGACATATGAATGGTTTCAACGCCATGCCGACACCGTGAGGGAGAAGTGA
- a CDS encoding metal ABC transporter substrate-binding protein, with translation MRLPRLATSLVLVLALFATSAPADKLKVVTTFTVLADMAQNVAGDAAEVVSITKPGAEIHGYEPTPRDIVRASDADLILWNGMNLELWFEQFLGHLEGIPSATLTDGIDPISIASGAYEGKPNPHAWMGLGTALIYIDNITAALSLHDPDNAATYAANAASYKDALREAMEPLQAKITAIPQAQRWLVTCEGAFSYLARDFGMQELYLWPMNADRVGTPQQVRAVIDGVREHDIPVVFCESTVRSAPAEQVARETGARFGGVLYVDSLSTADGPVPTYLDLLRVTSQTVADGLSGATE, from the coding sequence ATTCGACTGCCTCGCCTCGCTACATCACTGGTCCTTGTTCTGGCCTTGTTTGCCACCAGCGCCCCGGCGGACAAGCTCAAGGTCGTGACCACCTTCACCGTTCTGGCCGATATGGCGCAGAACGTCGCGGGAGACGCGGCAGAGGTGGTGTCCATCACCAAGCCCGGTGCGGAAATCCACGGCTATGAACCCACGCCACGCGACATCGTACGTGCCTCGGACGCCGATCTTATCCTTTGGAACGGCATGAATCTGGAGCTCTGGTTCGAACAGTTCCTAGGTCATTTAGAGGGCATCCCGTCGGCGACGCTGACCGATGGGATTGATCCCATCTCGATCGCGTCGGGCGCATATGAGGGCAAACCAAACCCGCACGCATGGATGGGGTTGGGCACGGCACTGATCTACATCGACAATATCACCGCTGCCCTATCCCTGCATGATCCTGACAACGCCGCCACCTACGCTGCCAACGCCGCATCCTACAAGGACGCGCTGCGTGAGGCGATGGAGCCGTTGCAGGCAAAAATCACCGCGATTCCTCAGGCGCAACGCTGGCTCGTGACCTGCGAGGGCGCATTCAGCTATCTGGCCCGCGACTTTGGCATGCAGGAATTGTACCTCTGGCCGATGAACGCCGACCGGGTCGGCACCCCACAGCAGGTCCGCGCCGTGATCGACGGGGTTCGCGAGCATGATATTCCTGTGGTTTTCTGCGAAAGCACCGTGCGCTCTGCCCCGGCCGAACAGGTCGCGCGTGAAACCGGCGCACGTTTCGGCGGTGTCCTCTATGTGGACAGTCTGAGTACGGCGGATGGGCCCGTGCCGACCTATCTCGATCTGTTGCGCGTCACCTCGCAGACCGTCGCAGATGGGCTGAGCGGGGCCACAGAATGA